The Ischnura elegans chromosome 1, ioIscEleg1.1, whole genome shotgun sequence genome contains a region encoding:
- the LOC124157496 gene encoding uncharacterized protein LOC124157496: protein MTTGQYQTYFIFFKGLGGTCLRTLNLIPQAPIPPRLYGLPKVHKEGVPLRPIVSAIGSQTYNLARHLTSLLFPFVGQCNHHVKNSAEFVRTLKTIQIEGQDMLVSLDVVSLFTGVPISDTLKLLEARFDQKTVDLFPHVLSSTYFLYLGMGFYEQKEGVPMGSPLSPAIANLFMEDFEERALELAPLRPKHFFTYVVDTFIVWPHGPETLMQFLAHMNNVHPSIKFTMETKKDNRLPFLDILIERRADCSLGHSVHRKPMHTDLYLNGRSHHHPAQKNGVLRTLIHRAKAVSDTENLKWEIEHLRTTFRSNGFTEGDIKMALKGSLKKKGEAEKPKVKPTARACLPYVSTISNKIARILRRHNVETIHKPPGKLKALLGTTKDKLGLKTSGVYHIPCDCGQVYIGETEHTIEKQLKEHKRCIRLYYPNKSAVAKHSLENGHRIKFQNTEIICHANNYWDHVVKKAAEIRLEKRKMNRDAGFHLSNAWKPALKKLNGERTHIGPTVDQSEPT, encoded by the coding sequence ATGACAACGGGACAATATcaaacatatttcatattttttaagggcctggggggCACTTGCCTCCGTACCTTAAATCTTATACCACAGGCCCCAATTCCACCCAGGCTGTACGGCCTGCCAAAGGTGCACAAGGAAGGCGTTCCCTTAAGGCCCATTGTGAGTGCAATAGGATCTCAGACGTATAACCTGGCGAGACATCTCACAAGTCTTCTGTTCCCCTTCGTGGGCCAGTGCAATCACCACGTCAAGAACTCCGCAGAATTCGTCCGTACCCTAAAAACAATTCAGATTGAAGGACAGGACATGCTAGTGAGCCTTGATGTCGTTTCGCTTTTCACCGGGGTCCCAATCAGTGACACATTGAAGCTCCTCGAGGCAAGATTCGACCAGAAGACCGTCGACCTCTTCCCACATGTCCTCTCCTCAACATACTTCCTTTATCTGGGGATGGGGTTCTACGAACAGAAGGAAGGAGTACCCATGGGTTCCCCACTGTCACCAGCCATCGCCAATCTATTCATGGAGGACTTTGAGGAACGAGCACTTGAGTTGGCCCCTCTCCGCCCGAAGCACTTTTTTACATACGTGGTTGACACATTCATAGTCTGGCCACATGGACCCGAGACGCTGATGCAATTCCTCGCACATATGAACAACGTCCACCCCAGTATCAAGTTCACCATGGAGACCAAAAAGGACAACCGGCTGCCCTTCCTTGACATCCTGATTGAACGAAGGGCTGACTGCAGCCTGGGACACAGCGTGCATCGAAAACCCATGCACACGGACCTGTACCTCAATGGAAGGAGCCACCACCACCCTGCGCAGAAGAATGGAGTTTTGAGAACTCTCATCCACCGAGCCAAAGCTGTCTCTGACACCGAAAACCTGAAGTGGGAAATCGAGCACCTGAGGACTACCTTCCGCTCAAATGGATTTACAGAGGGAGACATTAAAATGGCCCTAAAAGGGTCcttaaagaaaaaaggagaagcCGAAAAACCTAAAGTGAAGCCAACTGCGAGAGCCTGTCTGCCATATGTCTCTACCATATCCAACAAAATTGCCAGGATATTAAGGAGGCATAATGTAGAGACAATCCACAAACCACCAGGAAAACTCAAGGCCCTTCTCGGAACCACCAAGGACAAATTGGGATTGAAGACATCGGGAGTCTATCACATTCCGTGTGACTGCGGCCAAGTGTACATTGGGGAGACCGAACACACCATTGAAAAACAGCTGAAGGAACACAAGAGATGCATCAGATTGTACTACCCCAATAAGTCTGCGGTGGCCAAGCATAGTTTAGAAAATGGACaccggataaaatttcaaaacacagAAATAATATGCCATGCAAACAATTACTGGGACCATGTGGTAAAGAAAGCAGCGGAAATCagacttgagaagagaaaaatgaacagagaCGCCGGCTTCCATCTGAGCAATGCTTGGAAACCAGCCCTGAAAAAACTGAATGGGGAGAGGACACATAttggcccgaccgtcgaccaatcagagcccacctga
- the LOC124166849 gene encoding uncharacterized protein LOC124166849: protein MPSKEEMCLSTNAASGTTTGDSDFLSRDMEELVYEIKENLRLSGFKGKPSLPSAFATVVKHKRTSASRASPYRIPVKAAPLDDSIAADSCKSCLRGISRGKTKQDVTEDPYAMLQELLREGSLIKEAVRRLQLGLSPKQRYFYDEDDVPTVNSGGIRVCDV from the exons ATGCCTAGCAAAGAAGAGATGTGTTTAAGTACGAATGCTGCCTCGGGAACTACGACAGGAGATTCCGATTTCCTCTCGAGGGACATGGAGGAGCTCGTGTATGAGATCAAGGAAAATTTACGCTTATCTGGATTTAAGGGGAAGCCCTCTTTACCTTCTGCATTTGCTACTGTAGTAAAACACAAGAGGACGAGTGCCTCCCGTGCCTCACCCTatag AATTCCAGTTAAAGCCGCACCATTGGATGACTCTATAGCAGCCGATTCCTGCAAGTCTTGCCTTCGAGGAATTAGCCGAGGGAAGACGAAGCAGGATGTGACTGAAGATCCTTATGCAATGCTACAGGAATTACTTAGGGAAGGTAgcttgataaaagaagctgttaGGAGACTTCAACTTGGGCTCTCTCCCAAGCAACGGTATTTCTACGATGAGGACGATGTGCCTACTGTAAATAGCGGAGGAATTCGTGTATGTGATGTTTGA